One genomic segment of Brassica napus cultivar Da-Ae chromosome A3, Da-Ae, whole genome shotgun sequence includes these proteins:
- the LOC106355164 gene encoding uncharacterized protein LOC106355164, giving the protein MTAPLPMADRCFGITNIKTHIPLILDLDEHNYDAWRELFLTHCLTFDVLRHVDGMSTPDGDNDQQWLKRDGLVKLWIYGTLTPPLFKSSFKTGGTARDVWIRIENQFRSNKEVRAMQIDNEIRNLEIGDQSTLVYAQRLKSLADLLSNLEAPVNERSLVMYMLNGLNEKFDNIINVIKHQKPFPSFDDAKSMLLDEESRLKRFNKPNPQSTDHASSPTALLTDSSPSTQHSQHRNNSRGR; this is encoded by the coding sequence ATGACGGCTCCGCTTCCAATGGCCGATCGTTGCTTTGGTATAACCAACATCAAAACTCACATTCCTCTCATCTTGGATCTTGATGAACACAACTACGACGCTTGGCGTGAGTTGTTTCTTACTCATTGTCTCACGTTTGATGTCCTTCGACACGTAGACGGTATGTCTACACCCGATGGAGATAACGATCAACAATGGCTCAAGCGTGATGGGCTAGTGAAGCTCTGGATCTACGGAACATTGACTCCTCCGCTTTTCAAGTCATCATTCAAAACCGGTGGAACAGCCAGAGACGTTTGGATCCGTATTGAGAACCAGTTTCGAAGCAACAAAGAAGTTCGTGCAATGCAAATTGACAATGAGATACGAAACTTGGAAATAGGAGATCAGTCCACCCTTGTCTATGCTCAACGTTTGAAATCTTTAGCTGATCTTCTCTCTAATTTGGAGGCACCGGTGAATGAACGTAGTCTTGTGATGTATATGTTGAATGGTCTAAatgaaaaatttgacaatattatcAATGTCATCAAGCACCAAAAACCGTTTCCCTCGTTTGACGATGCCAAGTCCATGCTGCTTGATGAAGAATCCCGCCTCAAGAGATTCAACAAACCGAACCCCCAAAGCACTGATCACGCGTCATCACCGACTGCTCTCCTCACTGATAGTTCACCGTCAACCCAACACTCGCAACACCGCAACAACAGTCGTGGCAGATGA